One window of Acidobacteriota bacterium genomic DNA carries:
- a CDS encoding transposase has protein sequence MKLRMVLSWNPSTKQFMVLVTNVGRRILTAKQTCDVYRLRWQIELVFKEWKSFSNLHEFASANVHLVEGLIWASLCAAALKRSLAHASQRAGRNVAISTQRAAKCGVQILGDLTRCILDKFHDLHSILDDAVEFLLNNAARAHPKRDRVSGRMRFGLEYVGVRA, from the coding sequence TTGAAGCTCCGGATGGTGCTCTCCTGGAATCCATCGACGAAGCAGTTCATGGTCCTCGTCACCAACGTGGGCCGGAGAATCCTGACGGCCAAACAGACGTGCGACGTCTACCGGTTGCGCTGGCAGATCGAGCTCGTCTTCAAGGAGTGGAAGTCGTTCTCGAACCTCCACGAGTTCGCGAGCGCGAACGTTCACCTGGTGGAGGGGCTCATCTGGGCGAGTCTGTGCGCTGCGGCGCTGAAGCGGAGCCTCGCGCACGCGAGTCAGCGGGCCGGCCGAAACGTCGCGATCTCCACCCAGCGTGCCGCGAAGTGCGGTGTCCAGATCCTCGGCGACCTGACGCGCTGCATCCTGGACAAGTTCCACGATCTGCACTCAATCCTCGACGACGCTGTCGAGTTCCTGCTCAACAACGCCGCCCGCGCTCATCCGAAACGAGATCGCGTGTCGGGACGCATGCGCTTCGGGCTCGAATACGTCGGTGTCAGGGCTTAA
- a CDS encoding DUF4365 domain-containing protein, protein MSDEKGERARRSLGPLPSSPESSDLERKSWQALQACLPADQLIPRDDRANDFGVDFSLEVVYEGHPTNCRARCQLKARSGTQATDDGSIRVRVTTKNLNYLLNGEAPLYFLS, encoded by the coding sequence GTGAGCGACGAGAAGGGCGAACGCGCTCGACGCTCACTGGGCCCTTTACCTTCATCGCCAGAATCTAGCGACCTGGAGCGTAAGAGCTGGCAGGCACTTCAGGCTTGTCTCCCTGCGGATCAACTCATTCCCCGTGATGATCGCGCTAATGATTTCGGCGTCGACTTCAGTCTCGAAGTCGTCTATGAAGGACATCCCACAAACTGCCGGGCCAGGTGTCAGCTAAAGGCCCGATCAGGCACCCAAGCGACCGATGACGGGAGCATTCGTGTCAGAGTCACCACCAAGAATCTCAACTACCTTCTGAACGGGGAGGCGCCTCTTTACTTCCTCTCATAG